One part of the Carnobacterium divergens genome encodes these proteins:
- a CDS encoding cupin domain-containing protein, which translates to MEINDKKYGKKPYIVNIEEATVQNEMYRTTMWTGEKLQVTVMSIQPNDDIGLEVHHGIDQFIRIEEGNGLCKMGPTEDNLNFEQKVKDDDAVFVPADMWHNILNTGDKPLKLYTIYAGPDHIPGTIHETHDDARNDPNEQD; encoded by the coding sequence ATGGAAATCAACGATAAAAAATATGGAAAAAAACCTTATATAGTGAATATCGAAGAGGCTACTGTCCAAAATGAGATGTATCGGACAACAATGTGGACGGGTGAAAAATTACAAGTCACCGTTATGTCTATCCAGCCTAATGATGATATAGGGTTAGAAGTTCACCATGGTATTGATCAATTTATTCGTATTGAAGAAGGAAACGGACTATGTAAAATGGGCCCTACAGAAGACAACTTGAATTTTGAACAAAAAGTTAAAGATGATGACGCTGTTTTTGTTCCAGCTGATATGTGGCATAATATCTTGAATACAGGTGATAAACCTTTAAAACTATACACGATTTATGCAGGTCCAGATCATATTCCAGGTACTATACATGAAACACATGATGATGCACGTAATGATCCTAATGAACAAGACTAG